The following is a genomic window from Candidatus Tanganyikabacteria bacterium.
GGCCGCCCCGCCGCCCGCCGAACCCGGCGCTCCCGTGGCCATCGCCGCGGCGCCCCGCACGGTGGCCAACCTGGGCGATCGCGCCGAGGGCGAGGGGCGGATGAACGGTCCGGCCGACGAGATACTCGCACCGGCCGGCCGGGACCTGGGCCGGTCGGAAGAGGCCAAGAAGAAGGAAGCGGCCGACGATCGAGACGGAGAGCGCATGTCGATCGCAAGCAGCGCGCGGGCGGGAGGCGGCGCGGGCGCCGCCGCCGGGTTGGCTCCGGCGGCGCCGGCCGCCAAGGCCCTCTCGGCCTATCGCGCCGCGGAATCCAGGCGCGCTCGGGCGACGCGGCGCCCGCTGACGCCGGCCGAGCAGCATGCCGCCGACATGGCGACCTTCGAGATCCTGCAGTGGATGGACCCGGCCGCCGACGGCGGGCCGATGCTCGAACTGCAGGAGGCGGACTTCACCCTGCCGTAGCGGGAGGCGCCGCCGCGCCGCGCTAAATCCCTGAAAACTACCTACGAGACCCGCATTCCGGGGTGGCGTACACTTGAGGCAGACCCCCGAAGGCGAAGGCCCGGATGCCAAGCGCTGGCCCGGACTCCCGTCCGAGCTGATTGTGGCGCGCTTCGGGCCGGCAGCCAGACTGCCAGCGCGCTACGAATAGGTATTTTCCTCGTACGTATCCAGGCGGGGCGGCAGCGTATTTTCGTAAGTGATTCCCCGGGACCGGGCGACCCCAGGCGAGACCGGCGAGGCAGCAGCGGAGAGTATCCAGTTGGACGGCGAAGACAAGAAGCACCTATCCAGGCGGGAGTTCATCAGGTGGGCGGGCGCCTTCGGGCTCACGCTGCCCATCCTGGAGGCGGAGGCCCTGGCGGAGGGCCTCAACGGGACCTACAGCTTCCTGGTGCCTGTAGCCGTGGACAATCCGCTCGCGCACTACCCCAACCGCGGCTGGGAGAAGGTCTACCGGGACCTGTACCGCACGGACCGGTCCTTCGTGTTCTTGTGCGCGCCCAACGACACCCACAACTGCCTCCTGCGGGCGCACGTAAAGAACGACGTGGTCACCCGCATCGAGCCCACTTACGGCTACAAGTCCGCCACCGACCTGTACGGCAACGAGGCGTCGGGCCGCTGGGATCCGCGCTGCTGCCAGAAGGGCCTCGTGCTGGCGAGGCGCTTCTACGGCGATCGCCGCATCAAGCACCCCATGGTCCGCAAGGGCTGGAAAGCCTGGGCCGACGCGGGCTTCCCGCGCGATCCGGCCACCGGCGCGCCGCCCGCCGAGCACTTCAAGCGCGGCGAGGACACCTGGGTCCGCGTGAGCTGGGATGAGGCCTACGGCTACATTGCCCGCTCCCTGGTCGACGTGGGGAAGACCTACTCCGGCGCGGAGGGCGCCCGGCGGCTGGCGAAGCAGGGCTACGACCCCGCCATGGTCGAGAAGGTCGGCGGCCACGGCACGCAGGTGATGAAGCTGCGGGGTGGCATGGCGCTGCTGGGTGCCACGCGGATCTTCGGTCTCTACCGCTTCGCCAACATGCTGGCTTTGCTGGACACGAGGCTGCAAGGTATCGCTTCGGACAAGGCAAAGGGCGCCGTGGGATGGGATTCCTACTCCTGGCACACCGACCTCCCGCCCGGCCACCCGATGGTCCACGGCCAGCAGACGGTGGATTTCGATCTGTTCTCGGTCGAGCACGCCAGGGAGATCCTGGTCTGGGGCATGAACTGGATCACGACCAAGATGCCCGACTCGCACTGGCTCACCGAGGCGCGAATGAAGGGGGCCAAGGTCAAGGTCATCACCTGCGAATACTCGGCCACCGCGAGCAAGGGCGACGAAGTGCTGATCATCAGGCCGGGCACCGATCCGGCCCTGGCACTCGGCTTCGCCCACGTCATCCTCCGCGATCGCCTCTTCGACGCCGACTTCGTCGCCAATCACACCGACCTGCCCCTGCTCGTGCGGATGGACACGCAGGAGCTCCTTTCGGCCAGGGACGCGTTCGCGGGCCACAAGCACGCCCCGCTCCAGAACTTCGTGAAGGTCCTCGGTGACGACGAGAAGGCGCCCCTGCCGGTGGCGCGCCAGGGCGTGCAGTACATCACCCGCAAGCAGCGAGAGGAGTGGGGCGATTTCGTCGTCTTCGACGCGAAGTCCGGCAAGGCGGCGCCGGTCAACCGCGACGAAGTGGGCACGCATTTCGCGTCGCGGCAGCTCCAGCCCGCGCTCGAAGGCGAGTTCGAGATCCAGCTCGCCGACGGCAAGCGCGTCAAGGCGCGGCCGGTCTTCGACCTGCTCAAGCAGTACATCGTCGAGAATTTCGACCCGGCGACGGTCGCCGACATCACGTGGGCCCCGGCCGAGGCCATCGAGAAGATCGCCCGGGACATCGCGGCCAACCGGGAGAAGACCATCTTCGCGATGGGCATGGGCCCCAACCAGTTCTTCAACAACGACCTCAAGGACCGCGCGGTGTTCCTCGTGGCGGCCCTCACCCGCAACGTGGGCTTCCCGGGCGGCACCGTCGGGTCGTACGCCGGCAACTACCGCACCGATCTGCTCAACGGCATGGGCCAGTACGTGGCCGAGGATCCGTTCAACGTCGAGCTGGATCCCGCCAAGCCGGCCAAGGTCAAGAAGTTCGACACCAAGGAGTCGGCGCACTACTTCAACTACGGCGATCGGCCGCTGCGGCAGGCCAAGAAGCTGTTCACCCCCGCGGGCCACATGCCCACGCCCACCAAGCTGATGTGGCTGTCCAACTCGAACTCCATCATCGCAAACGCCAAGTGGCACTACGACGTCGTGTTCAACACCCTGCCCAAGATCGAGTGCATCGCGGTGGCCGACTGGTGGTGGACCGCCTCGTGCGAGTATGCCGACATCGTCTTCGCATGCGACTCCTGGTCGGAGCTGAAGATGCCCGACCTGACGGCTTCGTGCACCAATCCGTTCGTGCAGGTGTTCCCCCGCACGCCCACGCGGCGGACCTTCGAGACGCGCGGCGACGCCGAGATCCTGGCGGGCGTGGCCGAGAAGCTCGCCAGTATCACGGGCGACAAGCGCTTCGCCGACTACTGGCGCTTCATCCTGGATAACCAGGTCGAGGTGTACCTGCAGCGCATCATCAACGCCTCCAGCACGCTGACGGGCTACAAGATCGAGGATCTCGAGGCGAAGGCCAAGCAGGGCATCCCGGCCCTGGTCAACACCCGCACGTACCCGCGGGTCGGCGGCTGGGAGCAGGTGATCGAGAGCAAGCCGTTCTACAACAAGACCGGCCGCCTGGAGTTCTACCGGGGCGAACCCGAGTTCCGCGAGAGCGGCGAGAATCTCCCGGTCTACCGCGAGCCGGTCGACTCGACCTTCTACGAACCCAACGTCATCGTGGCCAAGCCGCATCCGGCCGTGAAGCCCCTCCAGCCCGAGGCCTTCGGCCAGGCCCGCAACGACCTGTCCACCGAGGCCCGCCAGGTCCGCCACGTGGTGCGGCCGTGGTCGGAGGTGCGCAACACCAGCCATCCGCTGGTGGCCAAGGGCGCCGGTTTCAAGTTCATCTACCACACGCCCAAGTACCGCCACGGCGCCCACTCGACGCCGGTGGACACCGACTTCATGGCCGCGCTGTTCGGGCCGTTCGGCGACATGTACCGGCGCGACAAGCGCATGCCGCACACCGGCGAGGGCTACGTGGACATCAACCCGGCGGACGCCCGCGAACTGGGCATCGGCGACGGGGACTACATCTGGGTCGAGGCCGATCCCGAGGATCGCCCGTTCCGCGAGTGGAAGGGCCGCCCGGGGCAGTACAAGGTCGGCCGCCTGCTCGCCCGCGCCCGCTACTACCCGGGGACGCCGCGGGGCGTGCTGCGCACCTGGCACAACATGTACGGATCGACCATCGGCTCGGTGAAGGGCGCCGCCACGCGCAAGGACGGCCTGGCCCGCAACCCCGACACCGGCTACCAGTCGATGTACCGCTTCGGATCGCACCAGAGCGCCACCCGCGCCTGGCTCAAGCCCACGCTGATGACCGATTCCCTGGTCCACAAGGGAGCGATGACGCAGATGATCGAGGCGGGCTTCGCCGCGGACATCCACTGCCCCACCGGGGCGCCCCGCGAAGCCTTCGTGCGGATCATCAAGGCCGAAGAGGGGGGCTACGGCGGGAAAGGCCCCTGGCGGCCCGTGAAGCTGGGCTTCCGGCCGGCCAACGAGAGCCCCGCGATGCACCGGTACGTGAGCGGCCAGTTCACCCGCGTAGTTAGATCCAAAGGATAGGACCCGATGCCGAAAGTCAAAAACTGGCAACTGGGGCGGGAGATGGACTACCCCTTCGAGGAGTCCAGGCCCCGGCGGCAGTTCGCCATGCTCTTCGATACCAACAAGTGCATCGCCTGCCAGACCTGCACGGTGGCCTGCAAGGGCACGTGGACCCAGGGGCCCGGCCAGGAAGCCATGTTCTGGAACAACGTCGAATCCAAGCCCTACGGCTTCTACCCGCTGGGCTGGGACGTGAAGATCCTCGAGAAGCTCGGAGTGGTGGACCAGAGCGGGCCGGTCTACGCGGGCAAGACCCTCTTCGAGGCCGCGCCGGAGGGCAAGCGGGTGCTGGGTTACCTGCCCGAAGAACTGGATTACGCCCACCCCAACATCGGCGAGGACGATTCGGCGGGCGTCCTGGCCGAACGGGCGCTGATGAGCCTCCCGCACATGCAGTGGATGTTCTACCTGGCCCGCATCTGCAACCATTGCACCTATCCGGCGTGCCTGGGCAGTTGCCCGCGCAACTCCATCTACAAGCGCCCCGAGGATGGCATCGTGCTGCTCGACCAGTCGCGGTGCCGCGGCTACCAGGAATGCGT
Proteins encoded in this region:
- a CDS encoding dehydrogenase — its product is MPKVKNWQLGREMDYPFEESRPRRQFAMLFDTNKCIACQTCTVACKGTWTQGPGQEAMFWNNVESKPYGFYPLGWDVKILEKLGVVDQSGPVYAGKTLFEAAPEGKRVLGYLPEELDYAHPNIGEDDSAGVLAERALMSLPHMQWMFYLARICNHCTYPACLGSCPRNSIYKRPEDGIVLLDQSRCRGYQECVEGCPYKKVYFNPITRVSEKCIGCYPAVENGRQTQCTVACIGKIRLMGFINPPGKADADNPIDHIVHVAKLALPLYPQFGLEPNTYYIPPIHVPPAYLRQMFGPGVEAAAEAYRKVAEDKRTLGALMLFGASEEILHRFDVKGDVAFGYNEKGAEVARAPLTESMYVREYYDESRLAFRLNIT
- a CDS encoding molybdopterin-dependent oxidoreductase: MDGEDKKHLSRREFIRWAGAFGLTLPILEAEALAEGLNGTYSFLVPVAVDNPLAHYPNRGWEKVYRDLYRTDRSFVFLCAPNDTHNCLLRAHVKNDVVTRIEPTYGYKSATDLYGNEASGRWDPRCCQKGLVLARRFYGDRRIKHPMVRKGWKAWADAGFPRDPATGAPPAEHFKRGEDTWVRVSWDEAYGYIARSLVDVGKTYSGAEGARRLAKQGYDPAMVEKVGGHGTQVMKLRGGMALLGATRIFGLYRFANMLALLDTRLQGIASDKAKGAVGWDSYSWHTDLPPGHPMVHGQQTVDFDLFSVEHAREILVWGMNWITTKMPDSHWLTEARMKGAKVKVITCEYSATASKGDEVLIIRPGTDPALALGFAHVILRDRLFDADFVANHTDLPLLVRMDTQELLSARDAFAGHKHAPLQNFVKVLGDDEKAPLPVARQGVQYITRKQREEWGDFVVFDAKSGKAAPVNRDEVGTHFASRQLQPALEGEFEIQLADGKRVKARPVFDLLKQYIVENFDPATVADITWAPAEAIEKIARDIAANREKTIFAMGMGPNQFFNNDLKDRAVFLVAALTRNVGFPGGTVGSYAGNYRTDLLNGMGQYVAEDPFNVELDPAKPAKVKKFDTKESAHYFNYGDRPLRQAKKLFTPAGHMPTPTKLMWLSNSNSIIANAKWHYDVVFNTLPKIECIAVADWWWTASCEYADIVFACDSWSELKMPDLTASCTNPFVQVFPRTPTRRTFETRGDAEILAGVAEKLASITGDKRFADYWRFILDNQVEVYLQRIINASSTLTGYKIEDLEAKAKQGIPALVNTRTYPRVGGWEQVIESKPFYNKTGRLEFYRGEPEFRESGENLPVYREPVDSTFYEPNVIVAKPHPAVKPLQPEAFGQARNDLSTEARQVRHVVRPWSEVRNTSHPLVAKGAGFKFIYHTPKYRHGAHSTPVDTDFMAALFGPFGDMYRRDKRMPHTGEGYVDINPADARELGIGDGDYIWVEADPEDRPFREWKGRPGQYKVGRLLARARYYPGTPRGVLRTWHNMYGSTIGSVKGAATRKDGLARNPDTGYQSMYRFGSHQSATRAWLKPTLMTDSLVHKGAMTQMIEAGFAADIHCPTGAPREAFVRIIKAEEGGYGGKGPWRPVKLGFRPANESPAMHRYVSGQFTRVVRSKG